CGAAGGAACAGGTTTGGAAGGACGTGTTACCAAAAATGACATGTTCAGCTTCCTTGAAAACAGAAAAAATAATAATGGAAATGGCTCTCAAACTGCTGTTGCTGCTCCTAAAATAGAAGTAAAAGAACAAAGACAACAATCAACTCCTCAATCAAATCAGAAAATAGAGCAATTACAACCTGTGAAATCATACAGTAATGATATTGAGGTAGTAGAAATGGACAGAATGCGTAAAATGATTGCCCAAAGAATGGTCGATTCAAAACGTATTTCTCCTCATGTTACTTCATTTATTGAAGCTGATGTTACTAATTTGGTAAACTGGAGAAACAAATGGAAAAGAGTAGTAAAAGACCGTGATGGTGTTGCACTTACTTTTACGCCTATTTTTGTAGAAGCTGTTGCAAAGGCAATTCAAGATTTCCCAAAAATCAACTGTTCGGTAGATGGAGATAAAATATTGATGAAAAAAGGAATTCATGTAGGTATTGCTGTTGCTCTTTCGAATGATAATTTGATTGTTCCAGTTATCAGAAATACAAACGAACTCAACCTTTTAGGAATTACTAAAAAGGTATCAGAGCTTGTAGATAAAGCAAGAAATAACAAACTTTCTCCAGATGATTTGTCTGGTGGAACATATACACTTTCAAATATTGGTTCTTTCGGAAATATGTTAGGAACACCAATCATTATGCAGCCACAAGTAGCAATTATGTCTGTCGGTGCGATTGTCAAAAAACCTGCTGTTGTGGAAACAGAACACGGTGATATGATTGGAATTCGTCACATGATGTATCTTTCTCACTCTTACGACCACAGAGTTGTAGATGGTGGACTAGGTGGTAAATTTGTAAGACGAGTAGCCGATTATTTAGAGAATTTTGATGTAAATACAACGATTTAGTGATAAGTTGTAAGTAATAAATTATAAGTGAAATAAAAACACATTTGACTTAGAAAATTAGAAAGGCATTGAATGAAATTTTATTCAATGCCTTTTTTTGCTTAATTTCATGGAAAATCTAGTGTTTCAAATAGCAAAGTTTCATTCTAAAGATCCACAAGAACATACTCTTATTTTATAGTTACTCTATCCATAATTTATTCAAATCTTTTACAAAAAATACTTTATCTAAAGGATTTTTTAAGAAATTAAGAGGTAATTCATTTTCCAAAATTTCTCTAAATCCATTTTTTTTATAGAAAGTTTGAGCTGCTTTAAATTGGTTCATTGTTCCAAGATAGATTTTAGAAATTTGATTTTCCTCACTCCATTCGATAACAGTTTCAAGCAATAGTTTTGAGAGTCCAAATTCTTTTCCACGAAACTCTTTTTTTAACATCATTTTTTTTAAAACTCCAAACTCATTTTGTACAACAACAACTCCGACTGTGCCAACCACTTTTCCATTATATAGTGCAACCCAATAGTTATCAGGAATGCTAGGAGTTTCAACTGTTACTTTTGGAAATATTTGTTCCTCAAATTCCACTGCAATTTCATTCATCATCTCATCAATTCCATTTTGATGAACGCTTTCATAAATAACAATTTTTGTCATGCGTTAGATTTTTAAGATTTCTTTCTACTCAAGTATTCTTCCTTATCTTCCAACTGAAAAACAGGAAACTTACCTATTGTCAAAGAAATTTCTAGGATTTTTTCTAAACTAAAATCATTGCCTTCTCCATTTAATAGTTGAGAAGCCTGTTTTTTACTAATTTCTAAATCTACTGCTAATTGAGTTTTGTTGAAGTTCTTTTCCTTCATATAAACTAAGATAGCATCGTAGAGCATACCATTTATTTCATCAATCCAATAATCAGGTTGATTTAAAGTTTGTATTGGAACACCTGTTTTGTTTTTCATTTTGTTAGTTTTTGGTTATTGCTCATTTGTAGTGAGTGAGTAGTACATATTTCTAGTCTGATACTTCACAAACGTACCCAAACAAAATTACAAATCTAAAAAACTACCTCCAAAACAATCCAAGAAATATAAAATTTTGCTTGAATCTTTTCCTATTTTTAAAACTTATTTGTCCAGTAACAACAAATACAAAAACCACGGCTACAAGCCGAATACATATAAATCACTCGTTAAAAACGAGCGATAGCCACAAAAAAACCAAGCAAGGGCAGGGGGTGTTGGGTTGCTTTGGAAATACAAAAGGCACGGCAAGAAAGTAAATACAAAAATACTACACTCGCAAATCTGAAGATTTGCCAAACTGATAAATCGTAGTCTTTAGACAACGCTTAACAACAAAATAATCTACGACCAACGAGGCGATTTTACCATATTTTTTTAGGGGAAGTAAATTTTCATAATCTAAAAAGAAACTTTAAATCCGAGTTCATGTTATTCTAGGTAAGCAATTGCATACTCTAGCACCTTATCTATTCCCTGCTGAATATCCACATTCGTATTTTTTATGAAAAAATCTGGAGGTATTCCAACTCCTTCAAAACTTACACCAGAAGGGCTTAATGTCTTTTGATATGAAAATCCAAAAGCCCAACCATTTGGTAGTGTTCTAATTGCAGATAAGTTGGACGTTCCTCCTGATGTTTTATCTCCTATATGATATACATGACTAAAAGCTTTCATATTTAGACAAAAATCTTCACCTGCACTAATCGTTTGTCTATCTGTAATTAAAACTACTGGTTTTAGATACCTATAACCATCAGGTTTCTGTGTAATTTTTTTTGTTGGCTCATCAAAATCATCATGTGCAGAACCATTTTTAGACTGCACAGTGAAGATGAAGTGTTCTCCATCAGAGAATGCTCCTGCTGAAGTAAACGCATAGTCAGGGTCTCCACCACCATTATTCCTAATATCAACGATTAAACCTTCAGTATTGTCAAACTTTTCTACAATTTTTTGAATATCCCTAGGATAATCTCCTTGCATGTCTCCAAAATGGATATATCCGATATTTTTACCTTGAATCAAACCGTATGTAATAGCTGTATCTCTAGCCACTTCATACAAGAAGTTCATATAATTTTCTCTTACTACTTTTCGTGAAAATTCAGCTATAGCATGCTCTCTTGTCCTACTTCCTGATAGAAAAAATTTTTTATCATGATAATAATCAATCATAAATGTATGACTATCATCTAATTTATCTATCATTTGTGTACAAATATTCCAAAGTTCTTCATTTGTAGTTATTGGCGTAACTAAAGGACGATTTTGAGAGTATTCATCCTGCCAGTTTAAGTCTTTAAATTCAAAAGGGGCATAATATTCATCAAACTCTTTCCAAAATATTTCGAAGTTTGTTTCAGGGTCATTTACAGGTTCTTCGAAAAATCCTTTTTCACAAGAAAACAAAAGGAATGTTAATAGGCTAATCAAATATATGAAGTTAAGTTTCATTGTATTAAAATTTATATTTAAGTGATGTTTGTAAACCAAAAGACTGAAAAGTAATTTTCTTTACATCACCTGTTTTATAGTGATTGCTAAGAAAAGACACGATGATATCAAATTTATTTGATAGTTGTTTTTGATAAGAAAAAGAGTTTCGCCATCTAAATAACTCATTTATAAATTTGAAAGAACCATTTTTAAGTAGTTCACCCCTATCTAAATCCTTAATCCAGTATTCATCATAAGTAGAATATGGAGGAAATCCAACTTTACTCATAACACCTAATGATGAAGACCACAGAAAAACACTCTTATCACTAATTTGATACTTTAGTCTTGTATAGACATCTAAGTTTAAAGATGGCACAAGAGTTACGACGTCGGTTATAGTAGCAAATTTATATTGTTGTATCCATAAGTTGTAGGAAATAGCTCCACCTACTTTAAAATTCCATTTGTTATTTTTCCATATATTTCTAGCATAAATTAATTCTGCGTAATATTCTGCATAATTAGGACTATAATGAGCATATTTGCTTTCCAATTCTCCGTTTCTTAATCCTAGTGATAAGCCAATAAATGAATTGGTGGGTTCTAGCTCAAAATATAAATTTGTTTGTAAAATAGTACCTTCCGAATTGATAAAAGAAAGATGTTGATTATTACTTTTCAAGTAATCAAGTCCAATATCAAGACGAATATTTTTAGCAACGTAATTTTCTTCATTTTGTGCCTGTATGCTCTGAATAAAGCAGAGTACAAATAGCAATATTGTGTAAGGTTTCATAGTTAAATTATTTTGAATTGTCTTCTTTTAAAATGCTATACGCATTATTTTTTTTACTGTAAGTTATTGATTATCAAGATTTAATAGCTTTTAGTTCATGGTTTTTAATTACTTATTTAAGATAAGTAAAAACTAAATTTTTGCTAAGGTACATTAGCTATGAATAAAAATCTTGTAAAATATTGCACTATATTATTTAGCTGACAATTATTATGCTTCTAGCATCCTTATAGAAGAACTCATTCCCTTATACTGCACTTTATGAGAGAAAATAATTATTATCTGTCATTTCCCACCCTAGATTATAATAAAATCAGTATTTTTAGAACACTATTTTTCTTCTATGCAGTTTCCCTTAGTCAGTACATCTATAGACCATTTAGGATTAGTTAGTGCCATTTTTAACGAACTAGGCTTGGTAGAGTTGATAGACTCGTTGATTGAACAAGATATTGAAAATCGCAAAATAAGCGTTGGCACTTCTTGTAAAGTGCCACTCGCTCGTCGTAGTGTTCCAATAGCCAAACAAAAAAACTGACTGTTAAAATAATGATACCTTAGAAAAAACTATGGAGAAGTTGAGTAAATTGTAAAATTTTATTTAGATTTTTAATTAATTGATTCTAAAAATAAAAAGTATGGAAACTAGCACTACATTTTTACAAGACTTGCGTAAAATAAAATGGAAATCTATCAGACATGCATATGGAACTTCCGAAAATATACAAACAGCATTGGTAAGATTATGGAATACTGCCCAAAAACTCAAAGTAATACAAAGTGAAGAAGACGAAAAAAAATATACTCGTAAGTTTGACAAAAATTTAAGTATTTTAGAGGGATTCCTTTACCATCAAGGTACTATTTATGAATCGACTATCGAAGCTATTCCTTTTTTAATCAGACTTATTCCTTACTTTCCTTTTGCTGGGCAAAAAGAAATTCTATTTTTACTTCATAGTTTTTCTAAAGGACAAACTTACTATATTCAACACGAGAGTTTTTTTAATAATTCAAAAAGCTATACCTCAGAAGAATATCAAGCATTAGTAGCAGAAGAAAAAAAGATTTTAGAAAAAATGTATAGTGTATTTGACCAACATATAAAACACTTATTATTTTTTTGGGAGAAATTAGATAAAGAAAATAATCAAGATTCAAATTATGGAAACCTACTAGGTATTATTTTATTATTAATTTCGAATCTAATAGAAAGAAATCCTCACTCTATTACTTCATTTAACGACTGGTTTCAGAAAGCCAAACAAACCAAGATTTGGAATTTAAAAAATACATCTAAAGAAATTACAACGATACGCTCTTATACGTTAGAGATGTGGAAAAGAACAAGTCCTTATTTACCTACTCATTTTTCATTACTCCAAGACAAAGCTCTTCAACTAGCCAACTTTCCTAAATTAGAACAAGAAAAAATAATAGCTATTTGTGCATTGCTCAATCTAAATAACTACAACAAACAATTTGACACTCTACTATTGCCTTTAGTAGAAAATACAGAAATAATAAAAGAGGAATTTGAAGAGGATTTTCTTTACTTGGCTATTTATATATCTTTTACTAAGTATGTAGCTTTATCTTTGGCTAAACTACCTACCATCTACAGGGCATGTTCATAAAAATCTTTTATGTTCAAAGAGGTGATATACATTTCGTTCTTTGTAGGCTAATTCTTCTCTGAGTACTGTGAGATTTTCTACTTTTTGCACTTCCAATAGGTTTGTAGCTAGTGTTATACAAACAGCTATAAACCTACTTTGGTTTTCATTTCTAGTTATCAAATTGTCTTCTCCCATTTGTTTATCTCTTGTATTATGATGTACTTCTATTGTCCAATGCTCTCTTATAGCCATAAATAATTCTAGGAAATTAATTTGGTTGAGAGGTAAATTGGTTACCCAGTAACTTTTTTCTTTACTTTTTTTCTGTGTTTTTGTAATTTTTCTTTCTCTTTCTACTACTATCAGGGTTTTGACTTTCGTTTCTTTCCAACGTTTGGGTAATGATTCTGTATTCATTTCATATCCAAAACCGATTCGTATTTCTTCTCTTCCATGCGCTTTTTGGTAGGCTTCTTTTTTATAAGAAGTAGTTAAATTATCGTCAATATGTTTACAATCTTCTAAAAGAAGTTTTTGATTTGCCTTTACTTGCATCAAATAAATACCTCCTTTTTTTGCTATTAAAGCAGGTAATTCACTACTCAAATGAAGAGCATCTAACGTATATTTACCTAATAAGTAATCGTAGGAGTTAAAATAATGAGATACAACAGTCTTTTCCGAGTCTTTACTTCCATTGTACCACCCTACAATACTACTTTGTTTAGTTGAATGAGAAGTACGAGAAACTACATTTTGACCTCGTTTTTCTCCTGCTACATCATCAATACTACCACGAAGTTCTTTTCCATCTATGGCGTACCATTCTAAAGCATCTTTATAAATATATTGATGAAAGAAGGTTTCATTAATTGCATTAAAACCTTGATAATCAACTTTTTTTAGAATACGTTGAAGTTGAGTATAAGAAATACACGAAGAAACTTCTATATCTAAATCTTGAGCTACTTCTTTATAAGAACGGCACATAGAACGATGAATATAGGCGACTGTCAGTTTTTTATCAGAGCGTAAAATACAAAGCATAAACAGAACAATGACAAATGCTAAAGAATGCTGTTTTCCACGGTTATCTCGGTGGTCTAAAAGACAAGTTTGTACTTCTTGATAATACTTTGTAAATTCGTTTTTTGGGGAGTATGCATAGTTTTATATTTTGTAGGTTAGAATTACAAAAATAGAAAATTTAGCAAACGCCCCTTTTTTTTGGACATTATTTTTTATGAACATGCCCTGCTACCATCTATAAATTAGATACTTCTTTTGAATAAAAAAGGCTGATAATCCTAAATTTTTAGTTATTGCCAATAGTAGGTATAAGGTGCCAGATGGGGAATAACGAAAATTCAAAAAACCACGGCTAGAAGCCGAATACATATAAATCACTCGTTAAAAACGAGCGATAGCCATAAAAAATCCGAGCAAGAGCAGGGGCAGATAGTAAATAAAAAAATACCTACACTCGCAAATCTAAGATTTGCCAAACTGATAAAT
This is a stretch of genomic DNA from Bernardetia sp. MNP-M8. It encodes these proteins:
- a CDS encoding dihydrolipoamide acetyltransferase family protein translates to MAKIEMVMPKMGESVMEGTILTWLKSVGDTIEQDESVLEVATDKVDTEVPATHAGTLVEILAEEGDVVQVGATIAIIETEVDAEGGSTPSSQAPVQETKEEEKEPVLETASSNGSSHVNGNVHQQNDFATATRFYSPLVMSIAKEEKVSVSELETIEGTGLEGRVTKNDMFSFLENRKNNNGNGSQTAVAAPKIEVKEQRQQSTPQSNQKIEQLQPVKSYSNDIEVVEMDRMRKMIAQRMVDSKRISPHVTSFIEADVTNLVNWRNKWKRVVKDRDGVALTFTPIFVEAVAKAIQDFPKINCSVDGDKILMKKGIHVGIAVALSNDNLIVPVIRNTNELNLLGITKKVSELVDKARNNKLSPDDLSGGTYTLSNIGSFGNMLGTPIIMQPQVAIMSVGAIVKKPAVVETEHGDMIGIRHMMYLSHSYDHRVVDGGLGGKFVRRVADYLENFDVNTTI
- a CDS encoding GNAT family N-acetyltransferase produces the protein MTKIVIYESVHQNGIDEMMNEIAVEFEEQIFPKVTVETPSIPDNYWVALYNGKVVGTVGVVVVQNEFGVLKKMMLKKEFRGKEFGLSKLLLETVIEWSEENQISKIYLGTMNQFKAAQTFYKKNGFREILENELPLNFLKNPLDKVFFVKDLNKLWIE
- a CDS encoding helix-turn-helix domain-containing protein yields the protein MKNKTGVPIQTLNQPDYWIDEINGMLYDAILVYMKEKNFNKTQLAVDLEISKKQASQLLNGEGNDFSLEKILEISLTIGKFPVFQLEDKEEYLSRKKS
- a CDS encoding S41 family peptidase produces the protein MKLNFIYLISLLTFLLFSCEKGFFEEPVNDPETNFEIFWKEFDEYYAPFEFKDLNWQDEYSQNRPLVTPITTNEELWNICTQMIDKLDDSHTFMIDYYHDKKFFLSGSRTREHAIAEFSRKVVRENYMNFLYEVARDTAITYGLIQGKNIGYIHFGDMQGDYPRDIQKIVEKFDNTEGLIVDIRNNGGGDPDYAFTSAGAFSDGEHFIFTVQSKNGSAHDDFDEPTKKITQKPDGYRYLKPVVLITDRQTISAGEDFCLNMKAFSHVYHIGDKTSGGTSNLSAIRTLPNGWAFGFSYQKTLSPSGVSFEGVGIPPDFFIKNTNVDIQQGIDKVLEYAIAYLE
- a CDS encoding DUF4277 domain-containing protein, yielding MQFPLVSTSIDHLGLVSAIFNELGLVELIDSLIEQDIENRKISVGTSCKVPLARRSVPIAKQKN
- a CDS encoding ISAs1 family transposase encodes the protein MLCILRSDKKLTVAYIHRSMCRSYKEVAQDLDIEVSSCISYTQLQRILKKVDYQGFNAINETFFHQYIYKDALEWYAIDGKELRGSIDDVAGEKRGQNVVSRTSHSTKQSSIVGWYNGSKDSEKTVVSHYFNSYDYLLGKYTLDALHLSSELPALIAKKGGIYLMQVKANQKLLLEDCKHIDDNLTTSYKKEAYQKAHGREEIRIGFGYEMNTESLPKRWKETKVKTLIVVERERKITKTQKKSKEKSYWVTNLPLNQINFLELFMAIREHWTIEVHHNTRDKQMGEDNLITRNENQSRFIAVCITLATNLLEVQKVENLTVLREELAYKERNVYHLFEHKRFL